The proteins below come from a single Anguilla rostrata isolate EN2019 chromosome 3, ASM1855537v3, whole genome shotgun sequence genomic window:
- the LOC135251357 gene encoding guanine nucleotide-binding protein subunit alpha-11-like, whose amino-acid sequence MGGCWRRCQRTCPCCLTEQERKDIEVDREIQRILKQQKKRERKEVKVLLLGTGESGKTTFIKQMRIIHGEGYSEENRRAFAKLVFQNIFTATKALTNAMTTLSIPYSSPDNQLYAQWIQDVETRQVTTLEARHTDAIRRLWADPGIRTCYGRRREFQLLDSTEYYMNNLDRIAAPGYIPTMQDVLRVRVPTTGIIDYSFTVEKISLRIVDVGGQRSERRKWIHCFENVTSLIFLASLSEYDQVLEEKETDNRMEESKALFYTTVHSPWFVRSSIILFLNKMDILADKIQTSDLKTYYPGFPGRKRDAEDAMDFISAMYLELAQDRVSHENVKKPVYSHFTCATDTQNIERVFTDVKNTVLLEALSQFNLY is encoded by the exons ATGGGGGGTTGCTGGCGGCGGTGCCAACGGACCTGCCCGTGCTGTCTGAcggagcaggagaggaaggaCATCGAAGTGGACCGCGAGATACAGAGAATTCTTAAGCAGCAGAAGAAACGAGAGCGGAAGGAAGTTAAAGTTCTTCTCCTGG gcaCCGGGGAGAGCGGGAAGACGACGTTCATAAAGCAGATGCGGATCATCCACGGAGAGGGCTATTCCGAGGAGAACCGCCGGGCCTTCGCCAAGCTGGTCTTCCAGAACATCTTCACCGCCACCAAGGCCCTGACCAACGCCATGACCACCCTCAGCATCCCCTACTCCAGCCCAGACAACCAG CTGTACGCGCAGTGGATCCAGGACGTGGAGACGCGGCAGGTCACCACACTGGAAGCCCGACACACCGACGCCATCCGCCGCCTCTGGGCTGACCCGGGTATCAGGACCTGCTACGGCCGCCGTCGAGAGTTTCAGCTTCTGGACTCCACCGAATA CTACATGAACAATCTTGACCGCATAGCGGCCCCAGGCTACATCCCCACTATGCAGGACGTGCTGAGGGTTCGAGTTCCAACCACAGGCATCATTGACTACTCCTTCACTGTCGAGAAAATCTCGCTCAG AATTGTGGATgtcgggggtcagaggtcagagcgcAGGAAGTGGATCCACTGTTTTGAGAATGTGACCTCCCTCATCTTCCTGGCCTCCCTCAGCGAGTATGACCAGGTCTTAGAAGAAAAGGAGACTGAC AACCGCATGGAGGAGAGCAAGGCTCTGTTCTACACCACCGTCCACTCCCCCTGGTTCGTCCGTTCCTccatcatcctcttcctcaacaAGATGGACATCCTGGCTGACAAGATCCAGACGTCCGACCTGAAGACCTACTACCCCGGCTTCCCAG gAAGGAAACGCGACGCTGAGGATGCCATGGATTTCATTTCGGCCATGTACCTGGAGCTGGCCCAGGACAGAGTGAGCCATGAGAACGTGAAGAAGCCGGTGTACTCGCACTTCACCTGCGCCACCGACACTCAGAACATTGAGCGGGTCTTCACCGACGTCAAGAACACCGTCCTCCTGGAGGCCCTGAGCCAGTTCAACCTGTattga
- the LOC135251356 gene encoding guanine nucleotide-binding protein subunit alpha-14-like → MWTFVSVCLDHFGVHRTAMLRWCCSTEQERAAIEVDRKIDKMLREHARLLRRECSMCIIGMDNSGKTTLFRQMQMIHEGGYSVQYRKAFAETVFQNVFTAIKALTEAMITLNIPYTSPENQLDAQWIQDVETRQVTTLEAQHTDAIRRLWADPGIRTCYGRRREFQLLDSTEYFMNNLDRIAAPGYVPTDQDVLRAKTNNKSVEYSFDTGEHFLRIFEPDLFHHRRFRHIMMEANFFIFVASLSEYDQFGPWSSNPPDPFEHLVREGAQCFCSCVNNRCFRHIPFILFLNKMDILAEKIQTSDLQIYFPEFTGKKGDAEAAMDFIRGLYLSRVHVESKQLYVHFTCAIDTESIRQVFNDIKGNIHNKYLKNCLL, encoded by the exons ATGTGGACATTCGTCTCAGTGTGCTTAGATCATTTCGGTGTTCATCGTACAGCAATGTTGCGCTGGTGTTGTTCAACGGAGCAGGAGAGGGCGGCCATCGAGGTGGACAGAAAGATAGATAAAATGCTCAGAGAGCACGCTCGTTTGCTGCGCCGGGAGTGCAGCATGTGCATAATCG GCATGGACAACAGTGGGAAAACCACCCTCTTCAGACAGATGCAAATGATCCACGAAGGGGGCTATTCTGTGCAGTACCGGAAGGCCTTCGCCGAGACGGTCTTTCAGAACGTCTTCACTGCCATCAAGGCCCTGACCGAGGCCATGATCACCCTCAACATCCCCTACACAAGCCCAGAGAACCAG CTGGACGCACAGTGGATCCAGGACGTGGAGACGCGGCAGGTCACCACACTGGAAGCCCAACACACCGACGCCATCCGCCGCCTCTGGGCTGACCCGGGTATCAGGACCTGCTACGGCCGCCGTCGAGAGTTTCAGCTTCTGGACTCCACCGAGTA CTTCATGAACAACCTGGACCGCATAGCTGCCCCGGGGTACGTCCCCACTGACCAGGACGTGCTGAGGGCCAAAACGAACAACAAATCTGTTGAGTATTCCTTCGACACCGGAGAGCACTTCTTAAG GATATTTGAGCCTGATTTATTCCACCACCGCAGATTCAGACACATCATGATGGAGGCGAATTTCTTCATCTTTGTGGCCTCTCTCAGCGAATACGACCAGTTTGG CCCCTGGTCGTCCAACCCCCCCGACCCCTTCGAGCACCTCGTAAGGGAAGGTGCGCAGTGTTTCTGCAGCTGTGTCAACAACCGCTGCTTCCGCCACATTCctttcatcctcttcctcaacaAGATGGACATCCTGGCTGAGAAGATCCAGACGTCCGACCTCCAGATCTACTTCCCCGAATTCACAG ggaaaaaaggtGATGCTGAAGCAGCCATGGACTTTATCCGGGGGCTGTACCTGAGCAGGGTCCACGTGGAGAGTAAGCAATTGTATGTCCACTTCACCTGTGCCATCGACACGGAGAGCATCCGCCAGGTCTTCAACGACATCAAGGGCAACATCCACAACAAGTACCTGAAGAACTGCCTTCTGTAG